The proteins below are encoded in one region of Metabacillus dongyingensis:
- a CDS encoding O-acetylhomoserine aminocarboxypropyltransferase/cysteine synthase family protein — translation MGQNKYRLETLNVHGGLQKDPATGARAVPIYQSNAYVFNDTEHASDLFALKEQGYIYTRIHNPTSTVFEERVAQLEGGVGSLAVASGMAAITLSILNIAGTGDEIVSASSLYGGTYNLFQTTLPKYGIQTKFVNADDPENFRDAITPKTKAIFAETIGNPSLQVLDIEAVSKIAHEAGIPLIIDNTFATPYLCRPIEHGADIVIHSATKWLLGNGTTLGGIIVDGGKFDWNSDKFPGFTTPDPSYHNLVYAEALPEAAFIVKARVQLLRDLGPAISPFNAFQFALGVETLHVRMKEHIFNTRKVVEYLNEHPAVKWVLYPEDEQHPDKALADKYLAKGAGAVVVFGIDGGRAAGAKVINSVNLWSHVANVGDAKSLIIHPASTTHQQLDAEGLKKSGVTEDLIRLSVGIEHIDDLLEDLEQAIEQATGVKSLIESSVFSN, via the coding sequence ATGGGACAAAATAAGTATCGGCTTGAGACGTTAAATGTACATGGGGGTTTGCAGAAGGATCCTGCAACAGGAGCACGGGCTGTGCCAATTTATCAGTCTAACGCCTATGTTTTTAATGATACGGAGCATGCATCGGATTTATTTGCTTTAAAAGAGCAGGGTTACATTTATACCCGGATACATAATCCTACCTCAACGGTTTTCGAAGAAAGAGTTGCCCAGCTAGAAGGGGGAGTAGGAAGTCTTGCTGTGGCAAGCGGCATGGCTGCGATAACGCTTTCCATATTAAATATTGCCGGAACAGGGGATGAGATTGTCTCTGCCTCAAGCCTATACGGGGGGACCTACAATCTCTTTCAAACCACTTTGCCTAAGTACGGGATACAGACTAAGTTTGTAAATGCGGATGATCCTGAGAATTTCAGGGATGCCATCACACCTAAAACAAAGGCCATTTTTGCAGAAACGATTGGCAATCCAAGTCTGCAGGTTCTTGATATAGAGGCAGTGTCAAAAATTGCTCATGAAGCAGGTATCCCATTAATTATTGATAACACTTTTGCAACTCCTTATTTATGCAGGCCAATCGAACACGGAGCAGATATTGTCATTCATTCGGCCACCAAATGGCTGCTTGGAAACGGCACGACCCTCGGAGGAATTATCGTAGACGGAGGGAAGTTTGATTGGAACAGCGATAAGTTTCCGGGCTTTACGACTCCAGATCCAAGCTATCACAATCTTGTATATGCAGAAGCATTGCCGGAGGCAGCCTTTATTGTAAAAGCCCGCGTTCAGCTCCTCAGGGATTTAGGGCCTGCTATCAGTCCTTTTAATGCATTTCAATTTGCTCTTGGAGTGGAAACACTTCATGTAAGAATGAAAGAGCATATTTTTAATACGAGAAAAGTGGTTGAGTATTTAAATGAGCATCCTGCAGTTAAATGGGTGCTGTACCCTGAAGATGAACAGCACCCTGACAAGGCCCTGGCAGATAAATATTTAGCTAAAGGGGCAGGCGCGGTTGTAGTGTTCGGCATTGATGGCGGCCGTGCAGCAGGCGCAAAGGTGATTAATTCTGTTAACCTATGGTCGCATGTAGCAAATGTCGGAGATGCCAAAAGCCTGATCATTCATCCTGCCAGCACTACACATCAGCAGCTGGATGCAGAAGGCCTGAAAAAATCAGGAGTAACTGAAGACTTAATTCGATTGTCTGTTGGGATTGAACATATAGATGACCTTCTGGAGGATCTTGAACAGGCAATTGAACAAGCAACGGGTGTGAAATCATTAATTGAATCATCCGTCTTTTCGAATTAA
- a CDS encoding SCP2 sterol-binding domain-containing protein — protein sequence MDLFSFVEKMNASYFIQPLLPNEELRIRITSSKQKPILLVLKKGACCLSSDNDNLSAHVLVSGDENHLLDCFHSPIRLLQLSKLGAIEVKGSFRNVLRLESIIHLSK from the coding sequence ATGGACTTATTTTCGTTTGTAGAAAAAATGAATGCGTCTTATTTTATTCAGCCGCTGCTTCCAAACGAAGAATTAAGAATACGGATAACCAGTTCAAAACAAAAACCCATCCTGCTTGTTTTAAAAAAGGGGGCTTGTTGTTTAAGCAGCGACAATGACAATCTTTCAGCACATGTACTGGTTTCAGGTGATGAAAATCATCTTCTTGACTGTTTTCACTCACCAATCAGACTTCTTCAGCTCTCAAAGCTAGGAGCGATTGAAGTAAAAGGATCATTTCGCAATGTACTAAGGCTTGAATCCATTATTCACTTGTCTAAATAA
- a CDS encoding thioredoxin family protein encodes MIEIKEEQLDMFAEKEFGILYLYTPFCGTCQLAKKMLSVVEELLPALAIHTANLNFLPKQAEEWGIESVPCLLIFENGAVTHKKYAFHSVEYIYQILKEYAA; translated from the coding sequence ATGATTGAAATAAAAGAAGAACAATTAGATATGTTTGCTGAAAAAGAATTTGGCATCCTTTATCTATACACTCCATTTTGCGGAACGTGTCAGCTTGCAAAAAAAATGCTGTCTGTTGTTGAAGAGCTGCTCCCAGCTTTAGCGATTCATACGGCAAACTTAAATTTCCTGCCTAAGCAAGCGGAAGAGTGGGGAATTGAAAGTGTTCCCTGCTTGCTTATATTTGAAAATGGAGCGGTTACCCACAAGAAATATGCCTTTCATTCTGTTGAATATATTTATCAAATATTGAAAGAATATGCCGCCTGA
- a CDS encoding toprim domain-containing protein → MSAIEVEKVIIVEGTSDKRKVLNVVNEPVEIICTNGTISLTRLDEMIDALFYRDVYVLVDSDESGDRLRKQFKRELPEAAHIFIDRMYREVATAPDQHVAAVLLSANIDVQAKYL, encoded by the coding sequence ATGTCTGCAATTGAGGTTGAAAAGGTCATAATAGTTGAAGGAACATCTGACAAACGAAAGGTTCTTAATGTTGTCAATGAACCTGTAGAAATTATCTGTACAAATGGAACAATAAGCCTTACTCGATTAGATGAAATGATTGATGCTCTGTTTTATAGAGACGTATATGTGCTTGTAGATTCTGATGAATCAGGGGATCGCCTCAGAAAACAATTCAAGCGGGAACTGCCCGAAGCTGCTCATATATTTATAGATAGAATGTACCGTGAAGTTGCGACTGCACCTGATCAGCATGTTGCTGCTGTGCTTTTAAGTGCAAATATCGATGTTCAGGCGAAATACTTATAA
- a CDS encoding YusG family protein, which translates to MSFEKKRLDITDRVTGRFSEGQMNLFFEKEQIGTMSFGQNGNQVSLKNGYEEENHSFFQDADVLSKQDEKYVDCDEENGWC; encoded by the coding sequence ATGTCATTTGAAAAGAAGCGCTTAGATATTACAGACCGGGTAACAGGACGCTTTTCAGAAGGTCAAATGAACTTGTTTTTTGAAAAAGAGCAAATTGGCACAATGTCTTTTGGTCAAAATGGAAATCAGGTTTCATTGAAAAATGGATATGAAGAAGAAAACCATTCCTTTTTCCAGGATGCAGACGTTTTATCAAAACAAGATGAAAAGTATGTAGATTGTGACGAAGAAAACGGCTGGTGCTAA
- the gcvH gene encoding glycine cleavage system protein GcvH yields MNTPKELRYSEEHEWVKVEGEKVRIGITDFAQSELGDIVFVELPEVGDEIKADEPFGSVESVKTVSELYAPISGKVVEINEDLDDSPEFVNESPYEKAWMIVIEPSNVSDVDSLMTAEQYVEMTNED; encoded by the coding sequence ATGAACACACCAAAAGAACTTCGCTATTCTGAAGAGCACGAATGGGTTAAAGTTGAAGGCGAAAAAGTACGTATCGGCATTACTGATTTTGCTCAATCAGAACTTGGGGATATTGTATTTGTTGAGCTTCCTGAAGTTGGAGATGAAATTAAAGCAGACGAGCCTTTCGGAAGCGTTGAATCAGTAAAAACGGTTTCAGAGCTTTATGCGCCAATCAGCGGAAAAGTTGTTGAAATCAATGAGGATCTTGATGACAGCCCAGAATTTGTAAACGAATCTCCATATGAAAAAGCATGGATGATTGTTATCGAGCCAAGCAATGTAAGTGATGTTGACAGCTTAATGACTGCTGAACAATATGTAGAAATGACAAATGAAGACTGA
- a CDS encoding arsenate reductase family protein — protein sequence MALTFYWYPKCGTCRKAKKWFEDHNLQVEDVHIVENPPTKEELKKMLDNSGLEVKKFFNTSGQKYRELGMKEKVASLSDEELLEILASDGMLIKRPLTTDGKKVTVGFNEDQFEAAWAK from the coding sequence GTGGCTCTTACGTTTTATTGGTATCCAAAATGCGGTACATGCCGAAAAGCAAAAAAGTGGTTTGAAGATCACAATTTGCAGGTAGAAGATGTACATATTGTCGAAAATCCACCGACAAAAGAAGAATTAAAAAAGATGCTTGATAACAGCGGGTTAGAAGTAAAAAAGTTTTTCAATACCAGCGGTCAAAAATACCGCGAATTAGGCATGAAAGAGAAGGTTGCTTCTTTATCTGATGAAGAACTGCTTGAGATTCTGGCATCAGACGGCATGCTTATCAAACGGCCATTAACAACAGACGGCAAGAAAGTTACCGTCGGCTTTAATGAAGATCAATTCGAAGCAGCATGGGCAAAGTAG
- a CDS encoding acyl-CoA dehydrogenase family protein, which translates to MSKTTENVIKGGSFLLDDVTFESVFTPEDFTDEHKMIAKTTEDFVVNDVLPHLEDIENHQFDKSVKLLKQAGGLGLLGADVPEEYGGLGLDKISSALITEKFARAGSFSLSYGAHVGIGSLPIVLFGNEEQKQQYLPDLATGQRIAAYALTEPGSGSDALGARATARLNAEGTHYVLNGEKQWITNSGFADVFVVYAKVDGEHFSAFIVEKKYPGVSTGPEEKKMGIKGSSTRTLILEDALVPKENLLGDLGKGHVIAFNILNIGRYKLAVGTIGGSKRIIDVSVQYANQRQQFKTPISSFSLIQEKLANMASKTYAMESSVYRTVGLFEDRMSRLSPEEVKDGKEVAASIAEYAIECSLNKVLGSETLDYVVDEGVQIHGGYGFMAEYEVERAYRDSRINRIFEGTNEINRLLVPGTYLRKAMKGELPLLQKAQALQEELMMLMPEEVGEGVLEQEKHLLKNAKKIGLMIAGLAAQKYGQALQKEQEVLVNIADIVSSIYAMESAILRTEKAISKAGEAKSAQKLLYTQVYCQEAFNEIEAHAKESLVAIEQGDTLRMMISALRKFTRHTPINVIAKKREIAAALIEENGYRA; encoded by the coding sequence ATGTCTAAAACGACTGAAAATGTAATCAAAGGCGGCAGCTTTTTACTAGATGATGTGACTTTTGAAAGTGTATTTACTCCTGAGGATTTTACAGATGAACATAAAATGATTGCTAAAACGACAGAGGATTTTGTCGTAAATGATGTTTTGCCGCACTTAGAAGATATTGAGAATCATCAATTTGATAAATCTGTGAAGCTGCTTAAGCAAGCAGGCGGGCTGGGTCTGCTTGGAGCTGATGTTCCTGAAGAATACGGCGGCCTTGGACTAGACAAAATCAGTTCAGCTTTGATCACAGAAAAATTTGCACGTGCAGGCAGTTTTTCCTTATCCTACGGCGCACATGTAGGAATCGGGTCGCTTCCAATTGTGCTCTTCGGCAACGAAGAACAAAAACAGCAATATCTGCCAGACCTTGCAACAGGCCAGCGTATTGCAGCTTACGCATTAACTGAGCCGGGTTCCGGATCAGACGCATTGGGTGCAAGAGCAACTGCAAGATTGAATGCTGAAGGCACACACTATGTACTGAATGGAGAAAAGCAATGGATTACAAACTCAGGTTTTGCTGATGTTTTTGTAGTCTATGCAAAAGTTGACGGCGAGCACTTCTCGGCTTTCATCGTCGAAAAAAAATATCCTGGAGTATCAACAGGTCCGGAAGAAAAGAAAATGGGAATCAAAGGCTCTTCAACTAGAACTCTTATTCTTGAGGATGCATTGGTTCCCAAAGAAAATCTATTAGGCGACCTTGGAAAAGGCCATGTTATCGCATTCAACATCCTTAACATCGGAAGATATAAATTAGCTGTGGGAACAATCGGCGGATCAAAACGCATTATCGATGTCTCTGTTCAATATGCAAATCAGCGCCAGCAATTTAAAACGCCAATCAGCAGCTTCTCGCTGATTCAGGAAAAACTGGCTAATATGGCTTCTAAAACCTATGCAATGGAGAGTTCTGTATACCGTACTGTAGGGTTGTTTGAAGACCGCATGAGCCGTCTGTCGCCTGAAGAAGTGAAAGACGGCAAAGAAGTTGCTGCATCCATTGCTGAATATGCAATTGAATGTTCATTAAATAAAGTATTAGGATCTGAGACGCTTGATTATGTAGTAGATGAAGGCGTTCAAATCCATGGCGGATATGGTTTTATGGCAGAGTACGAAGTGGAAAGAGCGTACCGTGATTCCCGTATAAACCGCATTTTCGAAGGGACAAATGAAATTAACCGCCTATTAGTGCCTGGAACATATTTGCGCAAAGCAATGAAAGGTGAATTGCCATTGCTGCAAAAGGCTCAGGCTCTGCAGGAAGAATTAATGATGCTCATGCCTGAAGAAGTTGGTGAAGGCGTTCTGGAACAAGAAAAACATTTATTGAAAAATGCTAAAAAAATCGGCTTGATGATTGCTGGACTTGCTGCACAAAAGTACGGCCAGGCATTGCAGAAGGAACAAGAGGTATTAGTGAACATTGCAGATATCGTAAGCAGCATTTATGCTATGGAATCAGCGATTCTGCGTACTGAAAAAGCAATCAGCAAAGCTGGAGAAGCAAAGAGCGCTCAAAAGCTCCTTTATACTCAAGTGTACTGCCAGGAAGCATTTAATGAGATTGAAGCACACGCGAAGGAATCATTAGTTGCGATTGAACAGGGCGATACACTTCGCATGATGATTTCGGCACTCAGAAAATTCACTCGTCACACTCCGATCAACGTGATTGCCAAAAAACGTGAAATTGCAGCTGCACTAATTGAAGAAAATGGTTACCGCGCTTAA
- a CDS encoding acetyl-CoA C-acetyltransferase, whose amino-acid sequence MREAVIVAGARTPVGRAKKGSLATVRPDDLGALVVKETLKRAGGYEGNIDDLIIGCAMPEAEQGLNLARNIGALAGLPYTVPAITVNRYCSSGLQSIAYAAEKIMLGHSDTVIAGGAESMSMVPMMGHVVRPNANLAENAPEYYMGMGHTAEQVARKYGVSREDQDAFAVRSHERAARAIQEGKFDDEIIAVDVTQRSVGSDNKLHEKHFQFSKDEGVRPGTSMQILANLRPAFSVKGSVTAGNSSQTSDGAAAVMVMDREKADALGLQSLVKFRSFAVGGVPPEVMGIGPIEAIPRALKQAGLSLSDIGLFELNEAFASQSIQVIRELGLDEDKVNVNGGAIALGHPLGCTGAKLTLSLIHEMKRRKEQFGVVTMCIGGGMGAAGVFELV is encoded by the coding sequence TTGTAAAAGAAACGCTGAAGCGTGCCGGGGGCTATGAAGGAAATATAGACGATTTGATTATCGGGTGTGCAATGCCTGAAGCAGAACAGGGATTGAACTTAGCGCGAAACATCGGGGCGCTTGCCGGACTGCCTTACACAGTTCCCGCCATTACCGTTAACCGCTACTGCTCATCAGGATTGCAGAGCATTGCCTATGCAGCAGAAAAAATTATGCTTGGCCATTCAGATACAGTGATTGCAGGCGGAGCAGAATCAATGAGCATGGTTCCGATGATGGGGCATGTTGTCCGTCCAAATGCAAATTTGGCTGAGAACGCTCCTGAATATTACATGGGAATGGGGCATACAGCTGAGCAGGTGGCAAGAAAGTACGGCGTTAGCCGTGAAGATCAAGATGCATTTGCCGTCCGCAGTCATGAGCGCGCTGCAAGAGCCATCCAAGAAGGAAAATTTGATGATGAAATTATTGCAGTAGATGTCACACAAAGAAGTGTTGGCAGCGATAATAAGCTTCATGAAAAACATTTCCAATTCTCAAAAGATGAAGGTGTACGTCCTGGAACAAGCATGCAGATTCTTGCGAATTTAAGACCTGCATTTTCCGTTAAGGGATCTGTAACAGCGGGCAATTCTTCACAAACAAGTGACGGGGCTGCGGCAGTTATGGTGATGGACCGTGAAAAAGCAGATGCACTAGGTCTGCAATCCCTTGTAAAATTCAGATCCTTCGCTGTGGGAGGAGTTCCGCCTGAGGTAATGGGGATTGGGCCGATTGAAGCGATTCCGAGGGCTTTAAAACAAGCAGGACTGAGCTTATCTGACATCGGACTTTTTGAACTGAATGAAGCATTTGCCTCTCAATCAATTCAGGTGATTAGAGAGCTTGGATTAGATGAAGATAAAGTGAATGTTAACGGCGGCGCAATTGCACTTGGGCATCCGCTTGGCTGTACGGGAGCAAAGCTGACCCTGTCCCTTATTCATGAAATGAAGCGGCGCAAGGAACAATTTGGAGTTGTTACAATGTGCATCGGCGGCGGAATGGGCGCTGCAGGAGTGTTCGAGCTGGTTTGA